From Actinomycetes bacterium, one genomic window encodes:
- a CDS encoding alpha/beta hydrolase produces MKPSGHLLAAAGLVALSVLAQGCAAMGSTRAAAAGRPAATTAPTTPAPSSAAVRTPSVTATPRRSAAATAPPTNRPTAKPMATATAKPTSSPTPGTASGTVSGIYPAAGVRQWLHCQGSGAVTLVVIPGLGTSAAAWSGVLPSLQRVTRTCVYDRPGLGHSPARPNARQVVDAGLYARELAALLAAAGEKGPYVVLGHSFGGLIARAFVHTYPGLVRRVLLAESVTPGDPTTGRYWPEAGHQIDMVVSSAATGGGPPMGRLPLLVLSASNPEEDHLGGPTYGQPQSMIDLWRRQQHDDLTLSTDSIQVIAHSGHVLQQDNPGAVVEAVRELVAAAPTGAALRCTAVWSRYGSTCS; encoded by the coding sequence GTGAAACCGTCCGGCCACCTGCTGGCGGCTGCGGGACTCGTGGCCTTGAGCGTGCTGGCCCAGGGCTGCGCCGCCATGGGCTCAACCCGAGCGGCCGCGGCCGGCCGCCCGGCCGCGACGACCGCACCGACGACACCTGCGCCGTCCAGCGCGGCCGTGCGCACGCCGTCGGTGACCGCGACGCCCCGCCGCTCAGCGGCGGCTACTGCCCCCCCGACGAACAGGCCCACGGCCAAGCCCATGGCGACAGCCACGGCCAAGCCCACGTCGAGCCCGACCCCCGGCACAGCGAGCGGCACCGTCAGCGGCATCTACCCGGCCGCCGGGGTGCGGCAGTGGCTGCACTGCCAGGGCAGCGGTGCGGTCACCCTCGTGGTCATCCCCGGCCTGGGCACCAGCGCGGCGGCCTGGTCCGGGGTGCTCCCGTCCCTGCAGCGGGTGACCCGGACCTGCGTCTACGACCGGCCGGGGCTCGGGCACAGCCCGGCCCGCCCGAACGCCAGGCAGGTGGTGGACGCCGGCCTCTACGCCCGCGAGCTGGCCGCCCTGCTCGCCGCCGCTGGGGAGAAGGGCCCCTACGTCGTCCTGGGGCACTCCTTCGGCGGGCTGATCGCCCGGGCCTTCGTGCACACCTACCCGGGCTTGGTGCGCAGGGTGCTGCTCGCGGAAAGCGTGACCCCCGGCGACCCCACTACCGGCCGGTACTGGCCCGAGGCCGGTCACCAGATCGACATGGTGGTCAGCTCGGCCGCCACCGGCGGGGGCCCGCCCATGGGCCGGCTGCCGCTGCTCGTGCTCAGCGCGTCCAACCCGGAGGAGGACCACCTCGGCGGGCCGACCTACGGCCAGCCGCAGTCGATGATCGACCTCTGGCGGCGCCAGCAGCACGACGACCTCACGCTGTCGACCGACTCCATCCAGGTCATCGCGCACTCGGGCCACGTGCTGCAGCAGGACAACCCGGGCGCGGTCGTCGAGGCGGTCCGTGAGCTGGTCGCCGCCGCCCCGACGGGGGCGGCGCTGCGGTGCACCGCCGTGTGGAGCAGGTATGGCTCGACCTGCAGCTGA
- a CDS encoding M15 family metallopeptidase, giving the protein MSAPLLVAGCAAPSTPGAASSSTAPSPTGSASQVASALPSPTAVPPSPTTSPAATGSPTPAPTAGAVIAAVPAAQWARIVAVGAWHTGCPVTRADLRRVEVNFHGFDTAVHRGVLVVNADVAASVARIFTELFDGGFPIRRMQPIEVYGGDDNASMAADNTSAYNCRRAAQANAPATASPHANGRAVDVNPYENPWIDSRCQCFQPDSRYGTNRTGAGVITKGGVAWSAFTREGWIWQDNATIDYQHFDTGYPSRPLS; this is encoded by the coding sequence GTGTCCGCGCCCCTGCTCGTTGCCGGTTGCGCCGCGCCGTCGACGCCCGGCGCTGCGTCGTCTTCCACCGCGCCGTCCCCCACCGGGTCGGCCAGCCAGGTCGCTTCCGCCTTGCCGTCTCCCACCGCGGTGCCGCCGTCCCCGACCACGAGCCCGGCTGCGACCGGCTCGCCGACCCCAGCCCCGACGGCGGGCGCCGTCATCGCGGCCGTGCCCGCGGCCCAGTGGGCCAGGATCGTGGCCGTCGGCGCGTGGCACACCGGCTGCCCGGTGACCCGCGCGGACCTGCGCCGGGTCGAGGTGAACTTCCACGGCTTCGACACGGCGGTCCATCGCGGCGTCCTGGTCGTTAACGCCGACGTCGCCGCCAGCGTGGCCAGGATCTTCACCGAGCTGTTCGACGGGGGCTTCCCGATCCGGCGGATGCAGCCGATCGAGGTGTACGGCGGCGACGACAACGCGAGCATGGCCGCCGACAACACCTCCGCGTACAACTGCCGGCGCGCCGCCCAGGCCAACGCGCCGGCGACCGCCTCGCCGCACGCCAACGGCCGAGCCGTCGACGTCAACCCGTACGAGAACCCCTGGATCGACAGCCGCTGCCAGTGCTTCCAGCCGGACTCCCGCTACGGGACGAACCGCACCGGTGCCGGCGTCATCACCAAGGGCGGCGTGGCCTGGTCGGCGTTCACGCGGGAGGGCTGGATCTGGCAGGACAACGCCACCATCGACTACCAGCACTTCGACACCGGCTACCCGTCGAGGCCGCTGTCGTGA